From Diceros bicornis minor isolate mBicDic1 chromosome 17, mDicBic1.mat.cur, whole genome shotgun sequence, the proteins below share one genomic window:
- the LOC131415877 gene encoding solute carrier family 26 member 10-like isoform X6 — MQLGAVFGGTFAVLSLMTGSAVERLVPEPLGRNLSGIEREQLDAQRVGAAAAVAFGSGALMLGMFALQLGVLATFLSEPVVKALTSGAALHVLVSQLPSLLGLPLPRQIGCFALFKTLAAVLMALPRSSPAELTISALSLALLLPVKELNVRFRDRLPTPIPGEIVMVLLASVLCFTSSLDTRYNVQIVGLLPGGFPQPLLPNLAALPRILADSLPMALVTFAVSASLASIYADKYSYTIDSNQELLAHGVSNLISSLFSCFPNSATLATTSLLVDAGGNTQLAGLFSCAIVLSVLLWLGPFFYYLPKAVLACINISSMRQMFFQMQELPQLWRISRVDFAVWMVTWVAVVTLSVDLGLAIGVVFSMMTVVCRTQRVRCLALGLAEGTELYRPLRENHKLLQVPGLCILSYPTPLYFGTRGQFRHNLEWHLGLGEGGKETPKTDGPPDAVAEPVRVVVLDCSGVTFADAAGAREVVQLASRCQDAGIHLLLAHCNVSVLGTLTQAGLLDRVTPEQLFVSVQDAAAHALERLEHTGPKTCTVWV, encoded by the exons ATGCAGTTGGGGGCAGTTTTTGGCG GAACTTTCGCCGTGCTCAGCCTCATGACGGGCTCGGCCGTGGAGCGGCTGGTCCCCGAACCCCTTGGGAGGAACCTGAGCGGAATCGAGAGGGAACAGTTGGACGCTCAGCGGGTGGGAGCGGCTGCGGCCGTGGCCTTCGGGAGCGGGGCGCTGATG CTGGGGATGTTCGCGCTGCAGCTCGGCGTCCTGGCCACCTTTCTGTCCGAGCCTGTGGTCAAAGCGCTGACCAGCGGGGCCGCGCTGCACGTGCTCGTGTCCCAACTGCCGAGCCTTTTGGGGTTGCCCCTCCCGCGCCAGATCGGCTGCTTCGCTCTCTTCAAG ACGCTGGCCGCCGTGCTGATGGCGCTGCCCCGGAGCAGTCCGGCCGAACTGACCATCTCGGCGCTCAGCCTGGCGCTGCTCTTGCCGGTCAAAGAATTGAACGTGAGGTTCCGAGACAGGCTCCCCACTCCGATCCCGGGGGAAATCGTCATG GTGCTTCTGGCCTCCGTGCTCTGCTTCACTTCTTCTCTGGACACGAGATACAACGTCCAGATAGTGGGGCTGCTTCCTGGAGG ATTTCCCCAACCTCTCCTCCCCAACCTGGCTGCGCTGCCCAGGATTCTGGCCGACTCATTGCCCATGGCACTGGTTACTTTTGCTGTGTCCGCCTCCCTGGCCTCCATCTATGCAGACAAGTATAGCTACACTATTGACTCCAACCAG gagctcttggCACATGGTGTCTCCAACCTcatctcctccctcttctcttgcTTTCCCAACTCCGCCACATTGGCCACGACCAGCCTCCTGGTGGATGCTGGTGGGAACACACAG CTGGCCGGCCTCTTCTCCTGTGCCATCGTCCTGTCAGTGCTGCTGTGGCTGGGGCCCTTCTTCTACTATCTGCCCAag GCTGTCCTGGCCTGCATCAACATCTCCAGCATGCGCCAGATGTTTTTCCAGATGCAGGAGCTTCCACAACTATGGCGCATCAGCCGTGTGGACTTT GCTGTGTGGATGGTCACATGGGTGGCTGTAGTGACCCTGAGTGTGGACCTGGGCTTGGCCATAGGTGTGGTCTTCTCCATGATGACTGTGGTCTGCCGCACCCAGAG GGTGCGGTGCCTGGCACTTGGACTGGCTGAGGGGACGGAGCTCTACAGGCCACTCAGAGAGAACCACAAG CTCCTCCAGGTCCCGGGGCTCTGCATCCTGAGCTATCCAACACCGCTCTACTTTGGGACCCGTGGGCAGTTTCGGCACAACCTGGAGTGGCATCTGGGGCTTGGAGAAGGAGGCAAG GAGACTCCAAAGACAGATGGCCCGCCTGATGCAG TTGCTGAGCCTGTCAGAGTGGTGGTCCTAGACTGCAGTGGCGTCACCTTTGCAGATGCTGCTGGGGCCAGAGAAGTGGTACAG CTGGCCAGCCGATGCCAAGATGCTGGGATCCATCTTCTCCTGGCTCACTGTAATG TCTCAGTGCTGGGGACACTGACCCAGGCAGGACTCCTGGACAGAGTGACCCCAGAACAGCTGTTTGTGAGTGTCCAGGATGCAGCTGCTCACGCCCTGGAGAGACTG GAGCACACTGGTCCAAAGACCTGCACAGTGTGGGTCTGA